The genomic region AGAATGGAAGCAATGGTGCCCGCCTGGTTAAGTGTGTAGAAGTGCAGCCCAGGGGCGCCACCGGCAAGCAGTTGTTCACATAAGTCCTCGACTACTTCGGTGCCGAAGGCGCGCAGCGAAGCGAGGTCATCCCCGTAATCTTGCAGTCTCAGTCTCAGCCAGCGAGGAATTTCCGCGCCGCACACGCTGGAAAATCGCGCGAGCTGGGTGAAGTTGTAGATGGGCATTACTCCTGGCACGATGGGAATGTCGACAGCTGACTTTTCGCACTGGTCCACGAAGCGGAAATAGGCATCGGCATTGTAGAAATATTGGGTAATGGCGCTGTTGGCGCCTGCATCCACTTTTTGCTTGAAATGCCTGATATCCGCGCTGGGTGATGAGGACTCCGGATGGAACTCGGGATAGGCTGCCACCTCGATTTCGAACCAGTCACCGGTTTCCTCGCGGATGAAGGCAACGAGTTCGCTGGCGTAGCGGAAATCTCCGGTACTCACTTCGCCAGAGGGAATGTCTCCACGCAATGCCACTAGGCGCTTGATGCCTTGGGTCTTGTATTGTGTGAGCAAGGTGCGGATTTCCGCCTTGTCCGCTGAAATGCACGATAGGTGCGGTGCGCCTTCGTATCCTGCCTGCTGGATATCGATGACGGTTTCCAGGGTGCGGTCGCGCGTCGAGCCGCCCGCGCCGAATGTGACGGAGAAGAACTTGGGATTGAAGGCGGCAAGCTGGTCGCGCGCCACGCGCAGCTTGGCCATGCCTTCTGCCGTCTTGGGCGGGAAAAACTCGAAGCTGATGGTTGGTTCAGTTTTCATTTAAAACTCATATGAAGGATCGGTTGGTCTTGAGGCTAATCCTTGTTGCCAAGCAGCAGGGCGATCAGCGCCCAGGAAATCAGGCTGTAGAGAATGGCCCCCAGAATGCCGCCCAGTAGTGTCTGGACTTCAAAACCGCTCAGGATGTTGCCGACAAAGAGGAACAACAGTCCATTGATGACAAGCAGGAACAGACCCAGCGTCAGTACGGTGACCGGCAATGTCAGGATGACCAGCACCGGCCGGATCAGCATATTCACCAGCCCGATGACGACGGCCGCGATCAAGGCGCTCCCCAGGCCGGCGACATGGATGGATGGAACCAAATAGGCCACTGCAAGCAGCGCCAGGGCATTGAGCAACCATACGATCAAGAGTTTCATACTGCTATCCTCCTTAGGTAAGCCCGGTGATGCTGGGCTGTTCGGTTACAGAGGCTGCCCAGTACTAGGCTGGGCAGCCTCACTTTCGGTATGAGCAAAACTTTCCCGGCTTGGTTGCCCTTCCTGCTGGCTTCCGGGTCTGGAGCCGGGAGGCTACTCAAGTCTTGGCTGTCGCTATCTCAGTAGCGATAGTGATCCGGTTTGAACGGGCCATGCTTGGGCACGCCGATGTAGGCAGCCTGCTCGTCGGTCAACGTCGTCAGTTGGGCATTCAGCTTCCTCAGTTGCAGCAACGCCACCTTCTCGTCCAGATGTTTTGGCAGGGTATAGACGCCTACCGGGTACTTGGCAGTATTGGTGAACAGCTCAATCTGGGCAATGGTCTGGTTAGCGAACGAGGAGCTCATCACATAGCTTGGGTGGCCTGTGGCACAACCCAGGTTGACCAGGCGACCCTTGGCCAGGAGGATGATACGCTTGCCATCCGGGAAGATGACATGATCAACCTGGGGCTTGATCTCTTCCCACTGGTATTTCTCGATCGAGGCAACATCGATTTCGTTGTCGAAGTGGCCGATGTTGCAGACGATGGCCTGGTCCTTCATCCTGAGCATGTGGTCATGGGTAATGACATGGTAGTTGCCGGTGGCCGTGACGAAGATATCGCCATGTTCGGCGGCATAGTCCATGGTGACGACACGGTAGCCTTCCATGGCTGCCTGCAGGGCGCAGATGGGGTCGATCTCGGTGACCCATACCTGGGCGGACAGCGCACGCAGGGCCTGGGCAGAGCCTTTGCCCACGTCCCCATAGCCTGCGACCACGGCAATCTTGCCTGCCACCATGACATCAGTGGCACGCTTGATGCCATCTACTAGAGATTCACGGCAGCCGTACAGGTTATCGAACTTGGATTTGGTGACCGAGTCGTTGACGTTGATGGCAGGGAAGGCCAGCTTGCCCTCCTTGTGCATCTGGTAGAGACGGTGCACGCCGGTGGTGGTTTCTTCCGTCACGCCGAGAATCTTGGACAGTCGGGTGGAGTACCAGGTCGGGTCCTGCTTGAGCTTGGTCTTGATGGCGTTGAACAGGCTGACCTCTTCCTCACTGGCAGGATGATTGAGGATGGTGGCATCTTTCTCGGCCTGGGTGCCCAGATGCAGCAGCAATGTCGCATCGCCGCCATCATCCAGGATCATGTTGCTGTAACCGCCATCTGTCCATTCGAAAATCCGGTGGGTATAGTCCCAGTACTCATCCAGGGTCTCGCCCTTGACTGCGAAGACCGGGATGCCTTGTGCTGCAATGGCGGCCGCCGCATGATCCTGGGTGGAGTAGATGTTGCAGGAGGCCCAGCGCACTTCCGCACCGAGGTCTCGCAAGGTTTCGATCAGCACGGCGGTCTGGATGGTCATGTGCAGCGAGCCAGTGATGCGTGCGCCACGTAATGGCTTGGTAGCCGCATATTCCTCACGGATCGCCATCAGGCCTGGCATTTCTGTCTCTGCAATGGCAATTTCCTTGCGGCCCCATTCAGCCAGCTTGATATCGGCAATCACGTAATCTTGGGTATTATCAGCCACAGTATTCATCCTTCAAAACGTTGAACAACGCGACACTGTTGTCGTGTCGATTGGAGAGTATGACCAGTGGGAGAGGCGATGTTGGAGTGTGTGCGTTTCACCATCTCATGACCGGTACATGTCAATCTGGTGAACGCCGTTTACACAGCTTGCGCTGCGGCAACCGAGCCTGGGGATGAACATCCTTGCAACGTTCCTCGGTAGAGGCGCCATTATAGTGGCTTTATCCTTTTTCTGTCACTGTTGGCATGGAAGATCAGGAAATACCTTGCTCTGGGCTGGGAATTTGCCGGGTACCAGGATGTTCGGTACCGGGAATGGGGAGTAAGGTAAGGCAAGTGCCCTGCATGCGAACGCATGCAGGGAGGTTAGAGCAGAGGTGTACTTGCAGGGATGAGCGGTGCGGGCTGGCAAGGAACCGCATTTCGGATGAGCCAGCCCTCGGTCGTTGGGATGCCCTCCGGTCAGAGGCCTGCCGCCGCGCGCAACAAAGCTGCTTTGTCAGTCGCTTCCCAGGTGAACTCTGGTTCGTCGCGGCCAAAGTGACCGTAAGCTGCCGTCTTGGCGTAGATGGGACGCAGCAGGTCCAGCATTTTGACGATGCCCTTGGGACGCAGGTCGAAGTGATCCAGCACCAGTTGGGTCAGTATCTCGTTCGATACTTTGCCCG from Methylobacillus flagellatus KT harbors:
- the metF gene encoding methylenetetrahydrofolate reductase [NAD(P)H], with amino-acid sequence MKTEPTISFEFFPPKTAEGMAKLRVARDQLAAFNPKFFSVTFGAGGSTRDRTLETVIDIQQAGYEGAPHLSCISADKAEIRTLLTQYKTQGIKRLVALRGDIPSGEVSTGDFRYASELVAFIREETGDWFEIEVAAYPEFHPESSSPSADIRHFKQKVDAGANSAITQYFYNADAYFRFVDQCEKSAVDIPIVPGVMPIYNFTQLARFSSVCGAEIPRWLRLRLQDYGDDLASLRAFGTEVVEDLCEQLLAGGAPGLHFYTLNQAGTIASILEQLGAGDK
- a CDS encoding phage holin family protein, with amino-acid sequence MKLLIVWLLNALALLAVAYLVPSIHVAGLGSALIAAVVIGLVNMLIRPVLVILTLPVTVLTLGLFLLVINGLLFLFVGNILSGFEVQTLLGGILGAILYSLISWALIALLLGNKD
- the ahcY gene encoding adenosylhomocysteinase translates to MNTVADNTQDYVIADIKLAEWGRKEIAIAETEMPGLMAIREEYAATKPLRGARITGSLHMTIQTAVLIETLRDLGAEVRWASCNIYSTQDHAAAAIAAQGIPVFAVKGETLDEYWDYTHRIFEWTDGGYSNMILDDGGDATLLLHLGTQAEKDATILNHPASEEEVSLFNAIKTKLKQDPTWYSTRLSKILGVTEETTTGVHRLYQMHKEGKLAFPAINVNDSVTKSKFDNLYGCRESLVDGIKRATDVMVAGKIAVVAGYGDVGKGSAQALRALSAQVWVTEIDPICALQAAMEGYRVVTMDYAAEHGDIFVTATGNYHVITHDHMLRMKDQAIVCNIGHFDNEIDVASIEKYQWEEIKPQVDHVIFPDGKRIILLAKGRLVNLGCATGHPSYVMSSSFANQTIAQIELFTNTAKYPVGVYTLPKHLDEKVALLQLRKLNAQLTTLTDEQAAYIGVPKHGPFKPDHYRY